A window of the Branchiostoma floridae strain S238N-H82 chromosome 12, Bfl_VNyyK, whole genome shotgun sequence genome harbors these coding sequences:
- the LOC118427123 gene encoding uncharacterized protein LOC118427123 (The sequence of the model RefSeq protein was modified relative to this genomic sequence to represent the inferred CDS: added 76 bases not found in genome assembly), which yields MRFNLPNADTSNDQKPTDLTIGDFIKDSTMSREDVKVAKVSPPKRMPSPTCNGDIKRSKPVMQPAYCEICQLSCTSQKQLRLHFQGKKHKAKVLSDDSDMMWQQRRPPPGVPGGQYKMCPNRFSYRRCIHGDHCTYAHTQEELKEWQERYKKRKENLKSALKSGMYDLSFAETLAHEYAEAKNKAQMLSETVQHASLTVEPESTSVKFSERGREHKWTLKLQPKQTQLQLKRIAFMNDNCSQFQIKAVTSPSGQPIHGLSEDGQGWTYQGQSIATGFSLQITFCSNQYGSFDQAIVFDFGPDQRPYLFCPFHVDVAMETDLARLAELRNKFKLLGTSWEDEGKKVHYIEETDIYDDVGKDLRAKYPAPQDREKLVNVKVFKEDMLDNDNYKKRQHQLLFIEEAEQSEHIRRLTLKTAGIVSSKLEKTLMDSTHSEFAQGGELFIRIDLNESLSEDTPQGYLLTRSLSPKAQVIIYTTCADQDVYEVWVEWKTKNSIWLRIPPSVCQRFSLEHDKEVNMKVQFKLDRGPMLFWHCAVDTIKDLTLVFPAGPPFSRQFWKKLRKESPSPPHTLNAMQREAFSKITAHIDIAIPPVLLIGPFGTGKTHTIAAAASVAAQQSGSRILICTHSNSAADLYIRNFLKKDELSGSHASLLRIYYKKRKKATVHPDVLQHCVTNEDSSFRYPTREEVSAAKIVITTLSLSLVLEREVGLEAGFFTHIMVDEAAQALECEAITPLSLATAKTRVVLAGDHMQLSPKVFSSFAREKGFHQSLLERLFYHYQQMVPDDDLHPCITLLHENYRCHDDILKFPSKVFYGGKLICRSEAKRHPNFFPLAFYAVAYGQDSVDNTSTSFYNDAEVWELADRVEALWNSWPEEEWGEKNTISMAQIGVVTPYQDQVNRIRLALRRKRLGRVTVETVTNVQGKEYRALFLSTVRTRETCCGEQNISTQGTDKEQTSDFRFLSDPKLLNTAITRAKSFVGVVGDPVSLCSVGSCSKYWLEYIEDCSKHGGLHGTSVEEVKHYLNMLEMGASSLAVASVLRPEAEVFRPRGVQQPNAEVKKSQKKQPKESKVSSPMVEHRPPSSATKLPGSSAAALRLPHPVGSQMSLQHPSGDASRQGLGSMTRQASGNQISDLISSALQRQISKAESNVGDGFSSSSSDNDDAMDIQTQAQDVIHPSTTPYTADPTGPAAEHFQSTSKASNIDEAIRRRRHGSDKSKEPETIYTPVSDQAKPEHVKRAEATGRSTNQSFADNQDEIVRELQKQVLRAEDPNYEQDKEYEEEYPKPREALGVDEPMRPYMSEDMSVHGEQKGRMKPRTLFKLGTSLASTSERTALSIEGYSARYTYSEFDEEAERLRGRKLKYQKHFDENTLYDIVKKNPDRYVKCRIQMSKASSGQGYGVMEDHTLEDIDLCGLKRLNRAFDGDEVVVELDTVGQDGEGFKAENEEVDRKGRVIGILRPAVPHEHLQFVCYVDDNDPNVLIPLQKGAPKFQNVVPQDIEGPTDFIQLYSIMEDGKLKSKQRVPFRHFAKRRRLFVIHFLKWEPHFLYPLGVATKMIEPGDSEDHAVNALMADHMIQETFPQHVLDYVDRMFPEDLPAIDSYPNRKDLTDLVAVTIDPLGARDLDDALSVRQLKNGKYEVSIHIADVSNFIKKGDPVDREALARGTSYYPHTDKKEMVPMLPSQLCTNLLSLIPKGERYTVTVCVEIAEKCGNIGKPRFFPSKIRSKVQLTYQEAQSILSGETVTGEGIDRDVVLSIQRLGRISKMLRTERHGELAFLPNNVDEDMECSEAHYLVEEFMILANKLVAEHVMEHFPYCTLLRRQLPPKAHKMMEWLDTHGDTVDRSLLLSREIDKYNHRGHIIDMEEMVGQRLQDTGVIIIREIIWTKIHQAAEDGNLQQLQLLVLFDDNHPQLAFAKGHFRRIQNRAMYVSSGQYPDNPEMYGHSSLNLPAYTQFTSPIRRYADIVVHRLLVAALTGSTCPYEQEEMEELCAHLTQKDWNTKSFDKRITLIKMAFEIQKRPFVQQPFIESIDGRRLHLNFPDCHEIPASNRTINMAHLQPDQQPTRDEEMVTFVWRLRIYDFAKFNKDSHSSNPSFLPDDDAVKTCTYTKRIASSTWKAMVDAIREKDMGTLKQVVATANQMEVENESEQQRLLEISRADTRSAATGGPQRQRTKGATEDYKDELLVEEEGYTTEGPDPNSTEKSTTDELKRYNKTIEVTYSPCDVLQVQLTTEMYRGLLTPTIQLLKLTPAVDICLEHRRDPVRVLATRTGEMASKERYESLKEYARLWRPVVEMEAAYSSKSGEKEVTIMGIKIQWKKKRGEIRGMFTVPGEFARGCCFLIKSGDQLCVRYANLDSTSDVINTSESEDTSTEESDDTSDEDSFESTCSDAEKPPEDALNNNDKEGPMWVAHCIVHEVTPRPVRLKERVDKYKITVRLHHHSAAVPSCLLEPAFGARRSCTVEHIPVPLPIRRMLGAVKGLVEQSEECAILEEICINKHPERLQMTDQDLKARSKDNDLGTLASGHQGSVNLNNYQRTAVQRALCCPFYVIQGPPGTGKTVTGAHLAYKFAKRNRNARSGDVVMYCGPSNKSVDVVAELLMNCGLKILRVYSKRIEETDYPIPTYPRSSQNKKSNEKLRSITLHHVIRQPGTPYGQQLREMEETFRRKQLEQEPISDGDVDTYLQLIWMASCQRIKGVDILLCTCNVAADKKFSSEPAPVKQCIIDEAGMCMEPESLIPISSFALQQVVLIGDHQQLQPIVAQPDARDLGLGVSLFQRHAEKAFMLQIQYRMHEKICEFPSHQFYDNKLETAESVKARRPDMVPDSFWPSTGNPVVFCHVEGVEEALPVASAEGGVMSQSNQQEVHKVVQVVNDLVVRHHVKTSQIAVLSPYRAQVHQITETLKERKLDTVSVRTIVDSQGSEWDYVILSTVRSLPQGEIPTQPPRRWMKDQLGFLTDDHQINVGLTRARRGFIIVGNKNLLSTYNTWSDLVNFYEERGYLVNASQFP from the exons ATGCGTTTCAACCTTCCCAATGCAGACACGTCAAACGACCAAAAACCAACAGATTTGACAATTGGAGACTTCATTAAAGACTCAACGATGTCAC GTGAAGATGTCAAAGTTGCTAAAGTGTCACCTCCAAAAAGGATGCCCTCCCCAACTTGCAACGGAGACATAAAAAGAAGCAAACCAGTTATGCAGCCAGCATACTGTGAGATCTGCCAGTTGTCGTGCACCTCTCAAAAGCAGCTTCGACTACATTTTCAG GGAAAGAAGCACAAAGCAAAAGTCCTTTCGGATGACTCTGACATGATGTGGCAGCAGAGAAGACCGCCCCCTGGCGTGCCGGGAGGGCAATACAAGATGTGTCCTAATCGATTCAG TTACAGACGCTGCATACACGGCGATCACTGCACCTATGCACATACTCAAGAGGAACTAAAAGAATGGCAAGAAAGGTACAAGAAACGGAAAGAGAATCTAAAGTCGGCTCTGAAATCGGGAATGTACGACCTCTCGTTTGCTGAAACGTTGGCCCACGAGTACGCCGAGGCCAAAAATAAGGCACAAATG CTATCAGAAACCGTACAGCACGCAAGTCTGACCGTCGAGCCTGAAAGTACCAGTGTCAAGTTTTCCGAGCGGGGTAGAGAACATAAATGGACACTCAAACTTCAG CCAAAACAGACACAACTGCAGTTGAAAAGGATTGCTTTCATGAACGACAACTGCAGTCAGTTTCAAATCAAGGCAGTAACCAGCCCTTCCGGCCAACCCATCCATGGTCTATCTGAAGACGGGCAAGGGTGGACGTATCAAGGACAATCCATTGCCACTGGCTTCAGCCTTCAGATAACGTTCTGTTCGAACCAGTACGGAAGCTTCGACCAGGCCATCGTCTTTGATTTTGGTCCTGATCAACGCCCCTACCTTTTTTGCCCTTTCCATGTtgatgttgccatggaaactgaCCTGGCTCGCTTGGCAGAGTTACGGAATAAGTTTAAGCTGCTCGGGACCTCGTGGGAAGATGAAGGGAAAAAGGTCCATTACATCGAAGAAACTGACATATATGACGATGTAGGCAAAGATCTGAGGGCCAAGTATCCAGCCCCACAAGACCGAGAGAAACTCGTGAACGTGAAAGTCTTCAAAGAGGACATGCTGGACAATGACAACTACAAGAAGCGTCAGCATCAGCTGTTGTTCATAGAGGAGGCTGAGCAATCGGAGCATATCAGAAG GCACAAGGCGGCGAGCTGTTCATCCGAATCGACTTGAATGAATCCTTGTCTGAGGACACACCACAGGGTTACCTTCTGACACGCAGCCTGTCACCAAAAGCTCAAGTTATCATCTATACAACATGCGCCGATCAG GATGTCTACGAAGTCTGGGTTGAGTGGAAGACCAAGAACAGCATTTGGCTCAGGATCCCACCTTCTGTCTGCCAACGCTTCAGCCTTGAACACGACAAAGAAGTGAACATGAAAGTTCAGTTCAAGCTCGATCGTGGGCCAATG TTATTCTGGCACTGCGCAGTGGACACCATCAAGGATCTAACGTTGGTGTTTCCAGCAGGCCCACCGTTTTCCAGGCAATTTTGGAAAAAACTCCGTAAGGAGAGCCCAAGCCCTCCACATACCCTGAACGCCATGCAACGGGAGGCATTTTCTAAAATAACAG CACATATAGACATAGCCATTCCCCCAGTTCTCCTGATCGGGCCATTCGGCACAGGAAAGACCCACACCATCGCCGCAGCTGCTTCTGTCGCAGCCCAACAGTCTGGCAGCCGCATCCTCATTTGCACGCACTCTAACAGTGCAGCCGACCTGTACATCAGAAACTTCTTGAAGAAGGACGAGTTGTCTG GAAGTCATGCGTCCCTTTTGCGTATCTACTACAAGAAGAGAAAGAAGGCCACAGTTCACCCTGACGTACTACAGCACTGCGTCACGAACGAAGACAGCTCGTTCCGTTATCCGACCAGAGAGGAGGTTTCAGCAGCCAAGATTGTCA TCACCACACTAagcttgtccctggtgctggagAGAGAGGTTGGCCTGGAGGCTGGGTTCTTCACACACATCATGGTGGATGAAGCTGCGCAGGCGCTGGAGTGTGAGGCAATCACCCCACTCAGCTTGGCTACAGCTAAAACCCGTGTGGTGCTAGCAGGTGATCATATGCAG TTGAGCCCGAAGGTCTTCTCCAGCTTTGCCAGAGAGAAAGGATTCCACCAGTCTCTACTGGAGCGTCTATTCTATCACTACCAGCAGATGGTACCTGATGATGACCTGCACCCATGTATTACCTTACTGCATGAAAACTACAGATGCCATGACGACATCCTCAAATTTCCGTCTAAG GTTTTCTACGGTGGAAAATTGATCTGTCGCAGTGAGGCAAAGAGACATCCCAACTTCTTTCCGCTGGCGTTTTACGCAGTAGCTTATGGTCAAGACTCTGTGGACAATACAAGTACTTCATTCTACAACGACGCGGAG GTGTGGGAACTTGCTGACCGTGTAGAAGCTCTCTGGAACTCCTGGCCAGAAGAAGAGTGGGGAGAAAAGAACACTATATCCATGGCGCAAATTGGCGTCGTCACGCCCTATCAAGATCAG GTGAACAGAATCAGGCTTGCCTTACGGAGGAAGCGCTTAGGACGTGTAACAGTGGAGACTGTCACCAACGTTCAAG GCAAGGAATACCGAGCCCTTTTCCTGAGCACAGTGAGAACCCGAGAGACCTGCTGTGGTGAGCAAAATATCTCAACCCAGGGAACCGACAAAGAACAAACCTCTGACTTCAGGTTCCTGTCAGATCCAAAGCTTCTCAACACCGCAATCACGCGAGCAAAGTCTTTCGTCGGCGTTGTTGGTGATCCCGTGTCACTCTGTTCGGTTGGTAGCTGTAGCAAGTACTGGCTAGAATACATCGAGGATTGCAGCAAACACGGAGGGCTCCATGGCACAAGTGTTGAAGAAGTCAAACACTACTTGAATATGCTAGAAATGGGGGCATCCTCTCTGGCTGTGGCTAGTGTCTTGCGCCCGGAGGCAGAAGTCTTTCGTCCACGAGGCGTTCAGCAACCGAATGCAGAAGTAAAGAAGTCACAAAAGAAACAGCCAAAAGAATCTAAAGTGTCTTCACCGATGGTAGAACACAGGCCACCCAGTTCAGCAACCAAGCTCCCAGGAAGTTCTGCAGCAGCTTTGCGGTTGCCTCATCCAGTAGGTAGTCAGATGTCTCTGCAACATCCGTCTGGAGACGCTTCAAGACAAGGGTTGGGCAGTATGACTAGACAGGCAAGTGGAAATCAGATATCAGATCTTATCTCCTCTGCACTCCAGAGACAAATCAGCAAAGCAGAATCCAATGTGGGAGATGGCTTCAGTTCAAGCTCTTCAGACAATGATGATGCTATGGACATCCAAACACAGgcacaggatgtcatccatccCAGCACCACCCCGTACACTGCAGATCCAACAGGACCTGCTGCCGAGCATTTCCAGTCAACCTCTAAGGCTTCAAACATAGACGAGGCAATTCGCCGTCGCAGACATGGCTCCGACAAGTCAAAAGAACCCGAGACAATTTACACGCCAGTATCGGATCAAGCAAAACCCGAACATGTGAAGCGGGCAGAAGCTACAGGGCGCTCCACTAACCAGAGCTTCGCTGATAATCAGGATGAGATTGTGAGAGAGCTGCAGAAACAGGTCCTAAGGGCGGAAGATCCAAACTACGAACAGGACAAAGAGTACGAAGAAGAGTACCCCAAACCACGAGAAGCATTGGGGGTGGATGAACCTATGAGGCCATACATGTCAGAAGATATGAGTGTCCACGGCGAACAGAAAGGAAGGATGAAACCCAGGACACTGTTCAAATTAGGTACCAGCCTTGCCTCTACTTCAGAACGCACAGCGCTGTCCATAGAGGGGTACAGTGCCAGGTACACCTACTCAGAGTTTGATGAAGAAGCCGAAAGGCTGAGAGGAAGGAAACTTAAGTACCAAAAGCACTTCGACGAGAACACGCTCTATGATATTGTAAAAAAGAATCCCGACAGATATGTAAAATGCAGAATCCAGATGTCAAAAGCATCGTCTGGACAAGGGTATGGCGTCATGGAAGATCATACATTGGAAGATATTGACCTGTGCGGTCTAAAGAGACTCAATCGTGCATTTGATGGAGATGAGGTAGTTGTGGAATTAGACACGGTGGGACAAGATGGAGAAGGATTCAAAGCAGAGAATGAAGAAGTAGACAGAAAGGGACGCGTCATTGGAATACTGCGTCCAGCCGTTCCTCACGAACATCTACAGTTTGTTTGCTATGTCGACGATAATGATCCAAACGTCCTCATCCCTCTACAGAAAGGTGCTCCTAAATTTCAGAACGTGGTCCCACAGGACATCGAAGGTCCTACTGACTTCATTCAACTCTACAGTATCATGGAGGACGGAAAACTGAAATCCAAACAGCGTGTCCCATTCCGTCACTTTGCCAAACGAAGGCGCCTCTTTGTCATCCATTTTCTTAAATGGGAGCCGCACTTTCTCTACCCGCTCGGAGTTGCGACCAAAATGATCGAGCCAGGTGACAGCGAGGACCATGCCGTGAATGCCCTGATGGCTGACCACATGATACAAGAAACCTTTCCCCAGCATGTGCTAGACTATGTTGACCGGATGTTCCCCGAAGACCTTCCGGCAATCGACAGCTATCCTAACCGCAAGGACCTGACGGATCTTGTAGCGGTAACTATCGACCCTCTGGGCGCTCGTGACCTCGATGACGCTCTAAGTGTGCGGCAACTCAAGAACGGGAAGTATGAAGTCAGCATTCACATTGCAGATGTGTCAAATTTCATAAAGAAAGGCGACCCTGTTGATCGTGAAGCTCTAGCACGAGGCACTTCCTACTACCCCCACACAGATAAGAAAGAGATGGTGCCAATGCTTCCATCTCAGCTATGTACAAACCTGCTGAGTTTGATACCAAAGGGGGAGAGATACACGGTCACTGTCTGTGTGGAAATTGCCGAGAAATGTGGCAACATCGGCAAGCCAAGATTTTTCCCGAGCAAGATCAGGTCTAAGGTACAACTGACGTATCAAGAAGCGCAGAGCATTCTCAGTGGAGAGACGGTGACCGGAGAAGGCATTGATCGAGATGTTGTTCTCAGCATCCAACGACTTGGGCGAATCTCGAAGATGCTGCGCACCGAAAGGCATGGTGAACTTGCGTTCCTGCCCAATAACGTAGATGAAGACATGGAGTGTTCTGAAGCACACTATCTGGTGGAAGAGTTCATGATATTGGCAAACAAGTTGGTAGCAGAACATGTGATGGAGCATTTCCCCTATTGCACATTACTACGTCGTCAGCTTCCACCGAAGGCTCACAAGATGATGGAATGGCTAGACACCCATGGGGACACAGTGGACAGATCTCTTCTGCTGTCAAGAGAAATAGACAAGTACAACCACCGGGGGCACATCATTGACATGGAAGAGATGGTTGGCCAACGATTACAGGACACGGGGGTCATCATCATCCGAGAGATAATCTGGACTAAGATCCACCAAGCCGCAGAAGATGGCAACCTCCAGCAGCTACAGCTGCTGGTGCTTTTCGATGACAATCATCCACAGTTAGCCTTTGCCAAAGGCCATTTCCGCCGTATTCAGAATCGTGCCATGTATGTCAGCTCTGGACAGTATCCGGATAATCCAGAAATGTACGGTCATTCCTCGCTCAACCTCCCTGCCTACACACAATTCACGTCGCCCATCCGAAGGTACGCTGACATCGTCGTACACAGGCTTCTGGTTGCCGCCTTAACCGGGAGCACCTGTCCGTACGAACAGGAGGAGATGGAAGAGCTATGCGCCCACCTCACACAGAAAGACTGGAACACAAAGTCATTTGACAAGAGGATAACTTTGATCAAGATGGCGTTCGAGATTCAGAAAAGGCCATTCGTTCAACAGCCGTTCATTGAAAGCATTGACGGAAGACGACTTCACCTCAACTTCCCAGACTGTCATGAAATCCCAGCTTCCAATCGCACCATCAACATGGCCCACCTGCAACCCGACCAACAGCCAACCCGGGATGAGGAAATGGTGACGTTTGTCTGGAGGCTACGCATCTACGACTTTGCCAAGTTCAACAAAGATTCCCACAGTTCGAACCCAAGCTTCTTGCCCGATGACGATGCTGTGAAGACTTGCACCTACACCAAGAGAATTGCATCCTCGACGTGGAAAGCAATGGTTGATGCGATCAGAGAGAAGGACATGGGTACCCTAAAGCAGGTCGTAGCCACAGCCAATCAAATGGAAGTCGAGAATGAGAGCGAACAGCAGCGTCTGTTGGAGATCAGTAGGGCCGATACAAGGAGCGCGGCTACAGGAGGTCCCCAAAGGCAGCGAACAAAAGGTGCCACGGAGGACTACAAGGATGAACTTCTCGTTGAAGAGGAAGGCTACACAACTGAAGGCCCAGATCCGAACAGTACTGAGAAGAGCACAACTGATGAACtcaaaagatacaacaaaacCATTGAAGTGACCTACTCACCTTGTGACGTACTTCAG GTGCAACTGACAACAGAGATGTACCGTGGACTTCTGACACCAACCATTCAACTGTTGAAGCTGACACCAGCTGTAGACATATGCCTGGAACATCGCCGCGACCCGGTCCGAGTGTTAGCTACTCGCACAGGAGAAATGGCGTCAAAAG AGAGGTATGAATCTCTGAAGGAGTACGCACGGCTATGGCGCCCAGTCGTAGAGATGGAGGCAGCGTACAGCAGTAAAAGTGGCGAAAAAGAAGTCACTATCATGGGAATCAAG atTCAATGGAAAAAGAAGCGGGGTGAGATTCGGGGGATGTTCACAGTCCCAGGGGAGTTCGCACGAGGCTGCTGCTTCCTCATCAAGTCAGGTGATCAGCTATGCGTCAGATATGCAAATCTAGACAGCAccagtgacgtcatcaatacCAGTGAGAGCGAGGATACATCAACAGAGGAGAGTGATGACACCTCCGATGAGGACAG CTTTGAATCAACGTGCTCTGATGCTGAAAAGCCACCAGAAGATGCTCTCAACAACAATGATAAGGAAGGGCCAATGTGGGTCGCACACTGTATTGTACATGAGGTCACACCGCGTCCTGTTCGTCTGAAGGAAAGAGTTGATAAGTACAAGATCACTGTACGGCTTCATCACCATAGTGCTGCCGTCCCTAGCTGCCTGTTGGAACCAGCATTTGGTGCAAGACGCTCTTGCACTGTGGAGCATATTCCTGTTCCCCTTCCAATAAG GCGAATGCTGGGTGCAGTGAAAGGACTGGTGGAACAAAGCGAAGAATGTGCCATTCTAGAGGAAATCTGCATCAACAAACATCCTGAACGTCTTCAAATGACTG ATCAAGACTTGAAAGCAAGGTCCAAAGACAATGACCTGGGCACCCTGGCATCAGGGCATCAAGGATCGGTGAATCTGAACAACTACCAGAGGACAGCAGTGCAGAGGGCCCTGTGTTGCCCCTTCTACGTCATACAGGGACCACCAG GCACAGGAAAGACCGTTACAGGCGCACACCTGGCTTACAAGTTCGCCAAAAGGAACCGAAATGCCCGAAGCGGAGACGTTGTCATGTACTGCGGACCTTCAAACAAATCCGTCGATGTGGTGGCAG AGCTGTTGATGAATTGCGGGTTGAAAATCCTGCGTGTCTACAGCAAGAGGATAGAGGAGACAGACTACCCTATTCCGACCTACCCGCGGTCGTCTCAGAACAAGAAATCCAACGAGAAGCTCAGGAGCATCACCCTACATCACGTCATCCGACAGCCCGGAACTCCATACGGACAACAACTCCGTGAGATGGAGGAGACATTCCGGAGAAAACAACTGGAGCAAGAGCCCATATCTGACGGGGATGTCGACACTTATTTGCAGCTTATCTGGATGGCATCTTGTCAAAGAATCAAAG GAGTGGACATCCTTTTGTGCACCTGCAACGTAGCTGCCGACAAGAAGTTCAGTTCAGAACCTGCTCCAGTCAAGCAGTGCATCATTGACGAGGCTGGGATGTGTATGGAACCCGAGTCTCTCATCCCCATCTCCAGCTTTGCTCTGCAGCAG GTTGTCCTGATCGGTGATCACCAGCAGCTGCAGCCCATAGTAGCCCAGCCTGATGCCAGAGACCTGGGGCTGGGTGTGTCCCTGTTCCAACGGCACGCCGAGAAGGCCTTCATGTTACAGATCCAGTACAGAATG CACGAGAAGATATGTGAGTTTCCATCACATCAGTTCTATGACAACAAGTTGGAGACAGCTGAATCTGTTAAAGCACGTCGTCCGGACATGGTACCTGACAGCTTCTGGCCCTCAACAG